The following proteins are co-located in the Chitinispirillum alkaliphilum genome:
- a CDS encoding UDP-N-acetylmuramoylalanine--D-glutamate ligase, which yields MREREFLTDLHNHLPQKVAVLGAARSGIAAARYFRDRGVRVLISDICGEEKLSVTLNEARLNDIEREALGHSERVLNCDLIILSPGIRSELDILNKARDIGIPVWSEIELGFRASNANFLALTGSTGKSTTVSMLSSVLECSGKETVLAGNIGLPLIGISPSLSQETYVVVEVSSFQLETIDTFRPKVSAILNLMKNHLDRYDCEEDYYQAKKRIVENQSGDDVVVLNADDPKLREWSEQIKNNISIVWFGLEPYGEECFYLSEGKIKYRSAGREGEILRLSDMKLKGEHNHLNACAAAAMAFVCGILPGTIEKGLNSFRGLSHRLEFVEEISGVGFYNDSKATTAESIICAVRAFDTGVHLIAGGRDKGCDFDSAREAVGENVKSIALIGEASERIAKSWNGLAPMECFTDLESAVEYAFKNASISEQVVFSPGCSSFDMFRNFEQRGEMFRKAVRNLCGDRVK from the coding sequence ATGAGAGAAAGGGAGTTTTTAACAGATCTGCATAATCATCTGCCTCAAAAGGTAGCTGTGCTTGGAGCGGCGAGGAGTGGTATTGCTGCAGCCAGGTATTTCAGAGACCGAGGGGTACGTGTGCTGATTAGCGATATCTGCGGTGAAGAGAAACTTTCTGTGACACTGAATGAAGCCAGACTCAATGATATAGAACGTGAAGCTTTGGGGCATAGTGAACGGGTTCTGAATTGTGATCTTATTATCCTCTCACCGGGGATCAGGTCTGAGCTTGACATATTGAACAAAGCCCGTGATATAGGCATTCCTGTTTGGTCTGAAATTGAGCTTGGTTTCAGGGCTTCAAACGCAAATTTTCTTGCACTAACCGGATCCACCGGGAAAAGCACAACCGTTTCCATGCTCTCTTCTGTTCTTGAATGTTCCGGGAAAGAAACGGTATTGGCCGGAAATATCGGTTTGCCTTTGATTGGTATTTCCCCCTCCCTTTCTCAAGAGACTTATGTGGTTGTCGAAGTGTCAAGTTTTCAGCTTGAAACGATCGATACTTTCAGGCCAAAAGTATCCGCCATTCTTAATCTTATGAAAAATCACCTCGACAGATATGACTGTGAAGAGGATTACTATCAGGCCAAAAAGAGAATCGTTGAGAATCAGTCCGGGGACGATGTGGTGGTTCTCAATGCGGATGATCCCAAACTGAGGGAATGGTCTGAGCAGATAAAAAACAATATCAGTATTGTATGGTTTGGATTGGAGCCTTATGGTGAGGAGTGTTTTTATCTATCTGAGGGAAAAATAAAGTACAGGTCTGCCGGCAGAGAAGGGGAGATACTGAGACTTTCTGATATGAAACTCAAGGGTGAGCATAATCACCTCAATGCATGTGCTGCAGCCGCTATGGCATTTGTCTGCGGAATATTACCCGGTACCATAGAGAAAGGACTCAATTCTTTCCGTGGACTCTCCCACAGACTGGAATTTGTGGAAGAAATTAGTGGCGTGGGGTTCTATAATGATAGTAAAGCAACTACGGCGGAGTCGATAATCTGTGCTGTCAGGGCATTTGACACAGGGGTTCATCTGATCGCAGGTGGCCGCGATAAGGGGTGTGATTTTGACAGTGCAAGGGAAGCCGTGGGTGAGAATGTAAAAAGCATTGCTCTTATTGGTGAAGCATCGGAGAGGATCGCTAAATCCTGGAACGGTCTTGCTCCTATGGAGTGCTTTACAGATCTGGAGAGTGCTGTGGAGTACGCCTTCAAAAATGCATCCATATC
- a CDS encoding UDP-N-acetylmuramoylalanyl-D-glutamyl-2, 6-diaminopimelate--D-alanyl-D-alanine ligase, protein MSSKSNTSLTLGTLVDWGRGYSEMSDSMCSKKVGTVWNDSRKVTRGDVFAAFRTECNDGHKFVKAAFDNGAVAAIVDKKGVKDVAETLRNKCIVVNDTLKGVQRMAARYRKEMGLLVIGITGSNGKTTTRAFISSVLRNVIKVGETYTNWNNHIGVPLSLLRFEGDEWAGVIEMGANHENEIRPLSKLVKPDIAVISNIGYAHVGLFGSLEKTTKAKFEISEGLSRDGFMLLNGDDARLVKGAAERGLKSVFYGTSPRCDIRVRDVNVCPETGITFTVDGQEYLLRMPGRHFIYCVLPAIYIAKRCRVPDEVIRDAIADLEPVSLRGMVKEKNDVRFIVDCYNANPGSMDSAIAYMRDITESTGNRVAVVGDMLELGVYSKRLHKRLGSRLAKADLKIIVAVGEFAEDVIEGARKEGFPVKRIFGAKNADGALEVLKNSLKGGETILLKGSRSIGLEKVYEGY, encoded by the coding sequence ATGAGTTCTAAATCAAACACATCTCTCACATTAGGTACTCTTGTCGATTGGGGAAGAGGTTACTCTGAGATGTCTGATTCTATGTGTTCAAAAAAGGTCGGCACAGTCTGGAATGATTCCAGGAAAGTCACCAGGGGTGATGTGTTTGCAGCGTTCCGTACAGAATGTAATGACGGACACAAATTTGTAAAGGCTGCATTTGATAATGGAGCCGTAGCTGCGATAGTCGATAAAAAGGGAGTAAAGGATGTTGCAGAAACTCTCAGAAATAAGTGTATCGTTGTAAATGACACACTTAAGGGCGTACAGCGCATGGCTGCCCGTTATAGAAAAGAGATGGGACTACTGGTTATAGGGATAACCGGTTCAAATGGTAAAACTACAACCAGAGCTTTTATCTCTTCAGTGCTGAGGAATGTTATCAAGGTAGGGGAAACATATACAAACTGGAACAACCATATTGGTGTGCCTCTGAGCCTTTTGCGCTTTGAGGGCGATGAGTGGGCCGGAGTTATAGAGATGGGGGCTAATCACGAAAACGAAATTCGCCCCTTGAGTAAACTTGTAAAGCCCGATATAGCGGTGATATCAAATATCGGATATGCGCATGTGGGATTATTCGGTTCCTTGGAGAAAACTACAAAAGCCAAGTTTGAAATATCTGAGGGCTTGAGCCGTGACGGTTTTATGCTTCTCAACGGAGATGATGCAAGACTGGTGAAGGGTGCTGCTGAGCGGGGATTGAAGAGTGTGTTTTACGGCACATCACCTCGTTGTGATATCAGAGTCAGAGATGTAAATGTGTGCCCCGAGACAGGTATTACCTTTACTGTTGATGGTCAGGAATACCTTTTGAGAATGCCGGGTCGTCATTTTATCTATTGTGTGCTTCCGGCAATATATATCGCAAAGCGCTGCAGAGTTCCTGATGAGGTTATAAGGGATGCGATTGCAGATCTTGAGCCTGTTTCTTTGCGGGGCATGGTTAAAGAGAAAAATGATGTCCGGTTTATTGTTGACTGCTACAATGCAAATCCGGGGTCTATGGATTCTGCTATCGCCTACATGCGAGATATTACAGAAAGTACCGGTAACAGAGTGGCTGTAGTAGGGGATATGCTTGAACTTGGAGTTTACAGCAAAAGACTTCATAAGAGACTTGGCAGTCGACTGGCGAAAGCTGATTTAAAAATTATCGTTGCGGTTGGGGAGTTTGCTGAAGATGTCATAGAAGGAGCCAGAAAGGAAGGCTTTCCTGTAAAGAGAATTTTCGGGGCGAAGAATGCAGATGGAGCGCTGGAGGTTTTGAAAAACTCTCTGAAAGGTGGAGAGACTATACTCTTGAAAGGTTCAAGAAGTATTGGGCTGGAGAAAGTGTACGAGGGATATTGA